aaagaaatgtttcataaaaaagaaacgttTTTAGTccatttttatttctctgCCAAGAGAGCATCGAGATCTCAGTAGAAAGAGTAACATCCCGAAgggaatttttttttggacCTAGAACAACCCTACAGTAGCGGGTGATCAAAACGGCAAAGTAGCAGACTACTCAGCAAATGTTGTGTGTTCTATTTTAGTACCTATTTGTTTCACTTATTTGCTACTCGTCGGTGTTCCAGAGAAGCTGCGCGATTACTAAGGGTCCCGAATCTTCGATGCTGAATTctgattttgaagagaactttggattgaagaaaaaatgacTATAATTACAAAAAATAGGTGAGACTCATAATAAGTAGATTGGTGTACTTACTACAGGTGCCACGAATGGAACATGGGCCCCATTTCATCAACTGTCTTGCAGCAGATATCCTGTACgatgaggatattgaaGCACGTGATAAATTTCTCcagattttttttcattggaaaaaaataaaacggtttatcttctttgaaaattttagTACATCTTTAAGCATAAGGAAGAGACCTAAGCATAATTAAAAATGCTTCTTTATAGAGAATCAGCTCAATTTATGGAGCccaatccaaagaaggGCTCCGTTCAATCCAGAATTTTTGAAGCCTATAAGCAGAGAAAGCTTAAATCTGACCCTAAGCATGTCTTCGCTCTTGTATCGTCTACGCTGAAGTATCGTCCCTTCATATCAGAGATTATCAAGAAGTCACACCTTTTGACAGTTGAGAGAAAGTCTAGAATTCCAGAGGCTGTTTCCATGTTACTTGTTTATGATCTTCTGTTTTCAAGATCGGGTCGGATTCAAAGCAAACAGCATCCTTGGAAAGAAGCCATAATCAGAAATAAGACCAGATTACACGGAGAATTCACCAAATTgagattgaaattgaaagtgAAATCTTTTGATGATCTTATAGAGGAGGACGAAAGCCCTGTTCGATGGTTCAGGGCAAATACACTGAAAACATCGAAAGCAAAAGTACTGAAAGAATTTAGCCATTTGGAAAGAGTCTACAATATTACGGATATCAAAAAGGGTACGATATTTTACGATGAGTTCATTCCTAACCTTTTTGGAGTTCACCCGAGAGAAAAGATTACTACTAGTGATGCTTACTTGAAAGGCAGGATAATTATTCAAGATAGATCATCCTGTTTTCCCGCTTTTATACTCGATCCTAAGCCAGGAGTTGATAAAGTGATAGATGCATGTGCTGCACCTGGTAATAAGACCACTCATTTGGCATGCATATTAGAGAATTCCTCTAGGTCCGTGATTGCATTTGAGAAGGATAACCAAAGGGCTagaactttgaagaagatgtgTACAATAGCCGGAGGACTGGAGTGTATATCGATCCAGCACGCCGATTTCACTAGCACTAATCCAGATGATTTTCCTGAAATTACTGCAATGTTGGTGGATCCTTCCTGTTCTGGCAGTGGTATATTTGGAAGGGcatatgaagaaaatgaCACCGACAACAAGGAGAACAATCCTTACAACGAGGAGAGATTGGATAAGTTGTCGAATTTTCAATTCGCTATAGTGAAGCATGGCATGCTCTTTCCCAACCTCAGAAGGTTAGTCTACTCCACTTGTTCCATTTATCCACAGGAGGATGAAAGGGTAGCATTAAGGTTATTAAGGgatgaagatttgaagaagagaggatGGAAGTTGAGCAACCAAAACCGGGTGATATCCAAATGGCCCAGAAGAGGTGAGGTTGAGGAGTTTTCCAACTGTTCTGATCCAGAGGCGTGCGCCGGTGCCTGTATTAGAAGTTTGCCTAAAGTTGATGGAGGTATTGGCTTTTTCGCTGTTTTGTTTGAGAGAGATCCAAATATGGAGGCAGCGGATTCTAATGAGTATGGcaatttgaaggaggaaagCTCTGACAATGAGGAATGGACTGGATTTGATGACTAgcactttcttcttatttgTTTGTTGGATACATAAATTCATTTTCTACTTAAAATCTTCTAATAATATCTTCGACAACCTCTTGTGTAGAAGACTTACCACCGAGATCAGGGGTTGTGACcttgttttctttcaaattttcatcaacagcagagaAAATCTTGGCAGCCGGTTCTTGATAACCCATAAACTCAAGCATCATGGCAGTGGATCTGATGGTGGCCACAGGATTAGCGATTCCTTTACCCTGAATATCAGGAGCGGAGCCGTGGGTTGGCTCTCCAATTACAAAGTCATCACCGACATTAGCAGAAGAAACAACACCCAAAGATCCAACCAAGGCGGCCGCACCGTCAGACAAAATGTCACCGTACAAGTTTGGAGCGACAACAACGTCGAATTGAGCAGGTTCTCTAAACATCTTGTAAACCATAGAATCAACAATTTGTTCCTTGTATTCAATTGAACCATAACGAGCAGGATCAGATTCATACACCTTCTTAACAGTCTCTCTGAATAATCCATCGGAAACGGACAAGACGTTAGACTTATGAATCACTGTAACAGAAGGAGATTTGTGTAAAGAGCTCCCTCCTAATTCTCTAACATGCTGTCTATTCAAGGCAATCTCAAAAGCCATTTTACCTATCTTCCTGGAAGCATTTTCGCTAATTCTCTTGATAGCTTCCGCAATCTTCTGACCGTTCTTCTCGTAGATTCTCTCCTCCTTGATGTACAAATCCTCGGTATTCTCACGGACAATAACCATATCAACAGGTATTCCCACACCTTCGACCCATTTGACAGGTCTGACATTGGCATAAAGTcccatcttctttctaagaGCCacaattggagaagaatagCCTTTAACCTTATAGGTAGGTGACGAAACAGCACCAAATAGAGCACCATCACATgactttttcaagatctcaaCAGTTTCGTCAGGAAGAGCAACACCGCTCTTTTGGAACTCTTCAAAACCAGCTCTCAAATCAAGGAACTTGAAATTTAGTCCATACTGAGATGGTAGTGCTTGCAAAATCTGTTTACCGGCAGGAATGACTTCCTTACCAATACCATCACCTGGGATTAAGCCAATAGTGAGTGTCTTTGGAACAGCAGTAGAGTAGGCTCTTCTTAATGAGCACTTAGCGGCAGCGGTGAACATCTCTTAAAATAGTATAATTTTGAGTGAATCGAGAAGACTACcaggaagaaggaaaaagaaaaaagggaacatgatgaaaaatagcATCGTGTAGGTCATCGTGACCCTTTTATTAGTTTTTCATGAAAACGACTCAACTCCGTCACAATGACTGATATGACCGGTTCAACGAAAAAATTTCATATTATTGGGAGAGGTTTAAGCCGTGCTGCAAACAGGTGAGGCGGTTGGCCAACATGGGTCGATCTAGGTCGTTTGAGACGACTATCAGCACAACGTGACAAAACAATACTACTATTCTCACCAAATACATAGATGGACAGATAGTTTGTGAATTaatatgtatatatatatgtgCAAATTGTGTATGTAGAAAAATTAATGATAATGTAAGAACGTATAAATAATAAGAATGATGGCTGAAAACGAAATCCTGGATAGTTAGTTCACTTTACGAACTTTTGCGCGAAACTGACCGATTATTTGCCTAAAGCAGCAAGTCCTTGCGTTCCCAACCGGTACCACGGTTATCCTTTAGGGATTTATGTGGCTGGGGTCTTGGATCTGAAGGAACATCCGTGGCAAATGGATTTCTGTCAGCACCTGGACCTCTCAATTTTAGATTGGCAAACGTGTGGTTCACCTCTCTGTGTTTAGCCTCATCAGCCCTAATGTAATTAATGAGGTCATAGAACGTAGATTTATCACCTAAATGCCAGTAATCTTTGGCAAGCTGAGGAACCGGAATTTTGTATAGCTCCGGACTCAAACCTAGTTTCATATCCTGAAGACATCTGGTATAAGTTCGAACagcctcttcctccaaatATCCAACAAACCGATGGCACATGGCAGGCTTAACCACATAAGTTAAAAAGAACAGGCTGGCAAATAAACACTGGCCAACATAAAGCATACCTCTAGCAAAAATCCCAGGGTTTGCAAGTTTAAGAAATGTAAGTAAATGCATTCTCTCGTTGTATGCCTCATCAAGCAATGTTTCGATGAAACCATTATCTCTTCTAAACAGTCGAAGAGACTGTAAATGTCTCAAGAAACCAGCAACAGAACCAGGAATACCAGCAACACTTTCAAGAACAACAACCCTCGTCATCCATTTTTCTCTAGTCATTCTCTTTGGTCCATTGGCAATTTCTATTTGATGCTGAACATCTCTAGGTTCTACATAACCCGTGCAGAAGTCAAATGATTTTCTTAAACATTTCATGAAATAGAATGTCACGTAATCCATAGGCTTGACACATTTCCTGTGCTCGAAGTGAACTGCCTCCATATCACTTTTATCGTAGCCCGGATGCTCAAATTCTGGTGGAGTAAGAAATGCTCCTTCCTTGACATCCTCTAGATTCCTCATGTGAGTTAAATGAGTGTTTCTTGCTTTTGGCAGATGCGTTGAAACATTTTGGGGCAATTCTATAGTAGCAGAGTGGGAAGAAGCCATATTTTGGGTGGACTTTGGCGTCTTGGTAGTTGATACATATCTCAAAGCAGATAAGTGGCAATAAGCTGAACCAACTACGGCTTTGCTTAAGGTAAATGCCAAAATACCTACTTGATTTCTCGAAGTTGTGGAAAGCATAATAATAGTCGTTAATCAAACACGAaagtaaaataaaaagTAAAAACCGGTTTTGGAGGGTCGGACAGCACCTTATATACCAAAGCGTTGAAAGCCATTAAGTCAATACTGATTGATTTGAGAATATATTATTCAATGATACTGTAatgcatttttttttacagAACAACATACCGATCAATGATAATGAAAGCCCGAAGTCACGAATAGACCAAACGGCAAATTCTACTGACGCATGCATGCATGGCTACTAAAGCATATAAAATTGGGAACACTTCGAAAACCAATACAAATGCAGACTTTCGaattttgtttttatttGCTCTTACGCTAAAGGACGATAGCAGCTCTGGACAAAGTCAGATCTATTCTGGCTTCAATAGGTTCATAAAATTTGCTCATCGGCTTTGACGGAACGATCCGTCCCTGTTGGGCAGTTCATTATTTCACGAGCAGTATGTCCTATTACAATACTACAACAACGACGCTTATCTTTGCCATTTATCTGGACTCAGATGGCTGTTGCCTCTATATATATGTTCCAAGTTTAACCGCATTGGTCAAGAGGCGCACCCTCCTCCGATGACCTTCGACTGTTTCAGCCACACAATATATAACGGTTTGAAATCAAGGTGCATACGAAAATGAAATataaaatatttttctttttattgtGCCTTTCGTAGTTTTAACCCTATTAATATAGCTCGTTTAGGAGTAATGATTTTCTGCTCTCCAAAAACTAGTGCCATTCTGGTCATTGGTTATATTCAGGTTgcaaaatgaaaaatggaaatcTGGACGCGAAGGAATAACAAGAAAATTCCAGTCCCCACCTAATTAACTTCACCGCAAAGCAATATTATTCCTATCTCGTAGTAGTCATTACCCCCTTCCCTAGCAAAATATGTCCGAAGCTATGAAGACGCAGAAATTAGCATttaagaaagaagaaaattagGGTATTTTCTGGATATGCGCGCGACTTAATCCGAGTGGTGCTCGAGCACCAAACTCTCTTATTCAAAGCCCATGAGATCATTGGATAGTTTTTGGTTGGTCGAGCATTCATAGTAAAATCCCATTCCGATTGTTAAAATTGCTGAAGATAAGCCAGTCAGTCTAATACTTATGTGGTACGTCCAGACGTCTTCACGCACTAAAATAGTAGACGTCTCAGTATCTTGAACGTGACAGAGGTCACCTGATAGTTCTTCATAAAGGCATGGAACTACAGTATGGCGGAGATCATTGAATCTTTTTTGATAATGAATGAACTGATGAATGAACTATATATAACATTGATACGTGAAAGTAGTATCGGACAATGATAAAGATACATGCTAATTGTATAATGCTGATGTTTCTACTGGTGTTAGGAAGTGGCAGTTTATAGGAGTTCATCAGGGTATTTGAATTTTCACTTAAATTGCGGACTCAAAATAATAACTAGTGACATTATTAGTTCtttgtttgttctttcGATTTCACATTCTGTCTAGCATCATGACGTTCTATTCAAAAGTTTTATATGTTATAGGAATCTTTATGTTTCTCAATTCTGCATACTCGTCATATCAACTGAGTCAACTAATCAGCTTAACAGAAACGCAGTCTCGTACTGACCTTCCTCTAGACCTTCAACTCGAGACTATATTGGCCGGcattttcattttgataGCGGGATTACTTCAAATTGAATCTACAAAGAATAGGATTCTAGGGCCATTAAGTTTCTTGTCAAAGGAATCAATTAGTGTATTGACATCAGaacctttgaaagaggtgGAAATGTGCAAAGCTATGAATGAGAATGAAATCCAAGGATTTACTCCATTTGACTCTTTGGAAAATAGATCTAGTTTTCTTGATTGGACCTCAAAGAGAGCAGAGTATATGGCTTGGCTGAAAAATCGACAGTGATGGGACAGAATAGAGCGCACCATATATTATATTGAAACAATAAGAAGGGAAACTAAAAagtgaaggagaaagaaagaaaagtgaTAAAGGtgaataataaaatataagaagaaatggaagtAATGGTTAATTAGACGAGGGGGTTGACATGTTGAGGACTATGCAAGTCTGGATTAGGTGGCAAAAAGGGTTCTCAACTTGGAGAGAAAGCCCCGAGTGGAAGCAGACGTGATAGGTGTAGTCGAATTCTGTTGTGCAGATGATCCTTTATTCCTGTCAAGTCTTGGAGTTGAAATTCCAGGACCGTGAGATTCATTCTTTGTGATGACGGAGTTATCATCCTTGATAGTTATCTGTactgaagatgagagatcttcttcgttAACTTGAATCAAGTTATCGCATATGCTGCTTATTTTGTGTTGCATAGCTCCAGTATCATCACAGCTTGTTGGATAAGAAATGGAAGTATATTCAGACACTCCATCATCGTCACTGCTTAGAATCTCTTCAGGATAGACAACATTGTTGTTTATTCCGGAAGAatctacttcttctttatcaccCGTAGAGGTCAACCAAGTTCCATCGACAATAAATTTGTAATAGATTTTCTGACATGGCAAGTCCATCGTGATTTTGTAAGGGACAGAACTATCATCGCGGTCCAATTTGTATCTTGAATTCCATTCATCAAAGCTTCCAGCAAGAAACACTTCATTGGGTTGTGTGGCTGATGGTGACCTAATCAAAGAGAAGCTGTTAGTAAGTAAGAAACaaataaatgaataaaaaaaaagcctGTGTTTTCTCTAGGGGATCGATCTCCCCTTTTTCCTTTCGATCTGTTCACTGATaagataagaaaaagagtgatgatgagaaagtCTGATATGTCAGCTCACTTACCATTCAAACGTATGCTTCACCATAATTATAACTACTTGACAGATCAGTctactgaagaagagaaaaaaagaatgattaagaagaaaagggGAGAAATAGGGCTAACTAAAGTTTGATGTCTCCTTCCACACTAAAAGGGGATTTGCCTCAAGAACATAAATTGGATAAAAATTCCTTGAGATCCGCCGCACGAGATTTTTCAGAGCACAGCCACCACTATTTTATGTGGTACAATAGAGATTTTGATTATTCGTTCATTTCCATGTAGAACAACGAAAAGAAGCCAATGCAAATGAAACATAAATCTGAAAGGAATCTAATTGTAGCCTTCTTGTTTGCTGCATGGGGAGGAATTTCTAGGAGTTCAGGAAGAATGGAGAATGCAATGTATATAAAACCACCAGTAGTAAATGGCATAGTCAGatcattgaaagaaaagttaTAACCCAAAATGGAAGTTAATTTGGGAGAAGTGAACGATAATACACATCCTTGCTGAATCACTATACCCAGGAAAACACCTAAATATGCCCCCGAGGACGTGATAAACTGCGATGCGATGGCCTGTCTTTTGGAAAATCCACTCTGAATGAGTAGTCCAAAGTCACCTATTTGATGAGGTAGTTCGTGTAGTAGTAAAGCTAGAGTGGATCTATATGAGGCAGCTTGAGACGTATAGAAAGCAGAGCTAAGAGCTAATCCATCAGTAATGTTATGAGCAAAGTCTGAGATCAAATTTAGATAAGCTAATGTTTTTGCCGATGTGTCAGGTGATATCTCATGCGTATGACTATGATTATGGTTATTCAAAGGTTTCTCTCCAGGGTTGTGCAGAACTATTCGAAGACTTTTATCCACCATAAAGAACATCATAAAACCCATAAATAAGCCTAATCCATGGCCCAAAACATCTGTTCCAGATTGAGTGAATGTCTCTGGAAGTAAATGTAAAAATATATCACCTAGAAGGCCACCAAAGGCAAAGCTCACTAGGTTGGAAAGTCCAGACCCCGTAATCTGAGCAGGGAAAAAGCCCATTATTAAGCTTGGTATACCGGAAATGTAAGTCACCGCAAGAAGTGAATTCCCAGCAGGTCCAAGTGGGAATGCTAATCCGAGAACCACTGGAACAGTTGTATGTAATAGTCCATCTCTATACAAAAAATCAAATTTAGTAGTAAAGAACGAGACCTCTTCTGCGAAACTACCTGCAGCAAATGACAGTAATGCAAAAATGAGCTGCCACATGGGTGATAGTGTATTTCAATACTACGTAAGTCTTTAtttgcttctctttgttGAGTCATGTCTCGTCTTTTGTGCACGGCTTCTCCGATTGGTGGCCACTCAATCGACTCAAACGACTCGATCGACCATCGAGAGGCTAAAAAAAATTACATCTATTTTACTGATACGGAGCTTTGACTGGAAGTTCGGGAGTTCAAGTTATcgtttttcctttcttctttcagcATATCTAACATGAGCACAACTTTAAGTGAAGGGATGGTTTCTAGGGAGTCGAGAAAGCTTACTCTTCGAATACCGAGATTACGTGCGGAGCGAGTCAGCTCCCGATCGCATTCCCATCTGGTTAGAGTGGAGAGATCAGGAACAAAGAGTGCTTCAGAGGTATATTTGAAAATACATATTACGATGAACTCACTTCGGCAAAAAGATGAGCAAATAACAAACAATATTACATACGGTGAACACGATCTTGGTTCGGTTGGTACAGTGACCAACGGAGAAGATAAATCGGGGCCCGAAGTGTCATGGGAGTCTAACAAGAAGCAATTTTacttgatattgaagatgccCCAACTGAAGAAcctttttgaaagagattcGGAGGGGAAAGAAATCGAAACGTTTGACGAATCTTCTGATCGTCAACTGATAGAGAGATATGCTATGTATTTGATAGTTGGAGTGAATATGCTTTTACAGAATACGTCTCTTGTCAAAGAGATCAGATGGGCGCTGCAAAGTTTACATAATCGTCTTGGAATGGAGGTTTCCTCGATGCCTCTTTCGAAACTTCGATTGTTTGTCGACCGACTGCAAAGGTATTTGATCCAACTAAGAAAGGTCATAGATGAACATGATGGAGATTTACAACCAAATTCTTTGGATACCGTTCGCTTAGCGGTGACGCCTTCTAGAACAGATCCAGTAGCTCAAGAGTTGCAAGAGGCCCCGATACATTCGGTAACCTCAACACTATTATCATCTCCGGCAAAGGCTGCTGCACTTCCAGAGCCTTCAGCGACCCCAACTAATATAGCAATATCGTCATCCGCGGCGGTTAAAGTTGAGCCTCCAAAACctaagaagaagagaaagccaCGTCGCAGAAAACCCAAAATGCCTTATCAACGATACCACTTTCCTATTCCGGTGGAAGATTTTACTACTTTCAGCAGTCTTGCCGAGCGTACTGAGAATGACGACGACTTGCTAGAGGAATCGATGGTGATGTCACTATTAGATCCCATTTCGGGCAGCAGGTTTGTCACACCTCTGAGAACAAGGTTCTGTTCCCATATTGAGTGCTTCGATATGTCATCATTCATAGTCATGCACAAACTACGCCCTTTCAAGGTAGGTATTCGTAGAGAGCGTCCACTACCCAATGGAAAGCCTAATGTGGCTGCAATCTTTCGAGATACCAAGAGAACTCCCCTCAATCCCAGTATACACAATCAGCGGACGCCTGAATTTGAATACAGATCTCGCTACAAGAGTAACAATGATAACGGCAAGTACAACAACGAGTTGGAATTTTTCTGTTGTCCTATCTGCAGATTAGAGTTCAGTATCAAGGTTCCTGGTGATGTCTATGTAGTTGGAGACCTTGTAGATCTCCTGTTTTACCTCGAGCAGGCCGGGAAATCTGAAGCTGAAAGGGTCGAGATTAATAACGATGGATCGTGGGCTGCGATCctggatgaagaggaagtaaaagaggaagacaCTAAAGTTGTGGAGATAGATTTAGATGCGGAGCCCGATGAGCAAGGTGAAGCCGTCGTTAAAAAAGCTGATAATTATGGCGTGTCTGACAACTCTGATACCGAGGTTGTTTCTTCCGATTTTGATGACTCTTGGGATGAGGAATTTCGAGAATTGGATAAGATGCTGGATTCTTCTGTAGAGCCGGATAACATAAGCAGTCCTGCAATAATGGATCAAAACCGGCATGTGCTTTCACAGTCAACGCAACCTTTCTCTTCActgcctcttcctcctcctcctgtTTCGGCCCCTCCTTCGCTTTCCGCGGATACAGGAGACATCCGTGGACTTCTCAATCAGAGATCTAGATTACAATTGTTAGAGAGGCAGGGCTACATTTCACCGCGCactttctttccttcaaGAATCTCTCCTGCTGAAAGGTATCGTGCatataaagaagcagattcGCGCTTTCAAGGTAACGGTGCCTTGAGACATTACAATTCATATGGACAGAGAACACAATCTCAGGATAGTATCGAACCGGTGTTCTTTACAGGAAACGGTATAGAAGATGATCCGTTTGTTATAGATTAAGTATAATGAATATACCAGATCGgttttctgcctcttttcttcttttctttcttataTATTTGCATTTATACAATATCGAGCCTAAACGGCACTGGGATACTTTTCTTGgaacttcttctctaatgCTTCAAAATCCTCATCGTACAATGAAGAATTGGTATCACTAGTCACCGTATGGTGTCCTTCAGTTGGCGATAAATTCTTAGAAGAGGTTGAGCTCCTTAGATAAGCAGGTTTCCGAGGCTTTGGAGGTGGGGCCCtgactttcttcttattcagATTACCTCCAACATGTGAATTGCGTGTTTGAAAATCGGATTCATGgtgagaagttgaaaatgGATCGGCCTCTTCAACCAATGATGTCGGTAGAGGTGACGGCGACCTCAACAGTGAAGCTTGCCCCGCATTTCTATTGGTAGCTGATGGAAGCGAATAATCATGGAATGTCGCTGGCCTCTCATTGCTGACCTTAATGTTCGATTCATCAGTGTACTTACCATACCCTGAAGCAGTCTTCTTCGGTGGAGGAGATTGTTTTCTATTTAAGAGCAGTTTGACTCTTTTCTGGATGGAGTTTGACCTCTTTGGAGGATGCGATGTTGGAACCGAAGGATTAGAAGAATGCACGTTTGAATCCTTCTCATGATGTCTAGCAGAATGCGAAAAGTCCAGCAAAGATTCTGAGCTACTGCCATGCCCAGAAGACTTTCTGGAAGACACAGATTTAAGAGAGTGGTAAGAAGAATGTCTGTTTGCTGTGTGCTTCCCCCCAGTCAATAGTTCTTTGATGGAAGACATGCTGGACCGTTTGCTTCTGTGCTCGTAATTTAGAAAGCCCGAATTCTGTCTTGAAAGATCTCTCAAAAACTCCATAGAACTGTCAATGTTAGTGTGATGATTAGGAGATAACTCtactatttcttcttccgtCATACCCGTAATGATACTCTGAATAGGAGATATTACCTcattctttgtcttctcaTTATTGAGTCTGTCAAATTCAGTAGCAGACATACTTAATGGTCTCCTTCTACCAGAACTCAACTTTCTAAAACCATTACTATATTTGCCTGCCATGTTATTATTGGAGACGCTCCTGTTTTGGAGTCCAGTGGACGCATTCATCTCCCCACCGTTGGCAGTTTTGTATCTGTGAATGCCGGCGAATGGATCATCAGAGCTATAATCATCACCAGTCGTATACAGATGATGTGTAACCGTTGCAGCAGGAGTCTGTTGATGAGTATAAGCATTCATCTGAATGGGAGGATATCCAACATTTGAAGCAAGGGACTGTGTTTGTATGAGTGGGTAAGTGGGAAGGGGAGGTAAAGTGGACTGACGACTTATGTTGGTAAATGATTGCTGCATACCAAGAGAAGGATGCTTTTCTGGATAGATATCTGGGTACGGAAGATGTCTCATTTTGCAGGTCTCCTCCAATAACTGGAAAATGttgggtctactctgagGATTGACCATCAATGTTtttttgatcaaattcttcaatcttgTACTataaggaggagaaggagggaATGAATAAATGCCGTCTAATATGGCAGAGTTACCTCCTCCGCCGTTGCCATTACCATTTATGCCATTTTTTTCAAAAGGTGTAGTGTAGTAACAGAGCTTATAGAGCATAACACCCAAAGCCCATATATCTGATTTTTCGTCAATTGGTTGTCTTTTGTATAGATCGATCATCTCTGGTGATCGATACTGAGGGGTAGTGTGGTGTAGAATATCGTCCTGAAGTCTCTGGAAGTCTTCGACATTCTCAGCAGCGGATAAAGGTGGAGAAGCAGAGCCAAAATCACACAATTTGTACGTTCCGTCAGCAGCTATCAATACATTTTCAATCTTGATGTCTCTGTGCACAATGGGAGGATCTAAAGAGTGCATACAAGCAACAGCCTCACAGATTTCCCCCATAATATCGAGGATTTCAGGCTCCGTCAACTTGTTAACCAACCGGCTGTTCATGAAGTCTATGAGTCCATCTCTGGCGCAGTATTCCATCAATAGGAATACCACATATCCCTGGCCGTTCTGTGCATGTCTCGCATGAGAATCTATATATGACACAATATACTTTCTACCTCTAAGTCTTCGCATTGCATCGACTTCCTGACGAAGTATGTTCAATAACGGCTTGGAAGGAACAGCCACTCGTTTTAAGCATCCAATTGTCTGTTCCTGCCAAGGTGGACTCATTTGGCAGGTATAAACATCGGCAAATCCACCTATGTCATGTTAGTAAACTAATGTGTACGGTCAGCTTGTTTATTTCACTATACCTACCCTGAGATAAATACTTCTGTATTACAATTTGGTGGCATCCAATTGTAAGTGTTGTCCCCGGTTTGT
The sequence above is a segment of the Brettanomyces nanus chromosome 4, complete sequence genome. Coding sequences within it:
- a CDS encoding uncharacterized protein (EggNog:ENOG41), which codes for MSTTLSEGMVSRESRKLTLRIPRLRAERVSSRSHSHLVRVERSGTKSASEVYLKIHITMNSLRQKDEQITNNITYGEHDLGSVGTVTNGEDKSGPEVSWESNKKQFYLILKMPQLKNLFERDSEGKEIETFDESSDRQLIERYAMYLIVGVNMLLQNTSLVKEIRWALQSLHNRLGMEVSSMPLSKLRLFVDRLQRYLIQLRKVIDEHDGDLQPNSLDTVRLAVTPSRTDPVAQELQEAPIHSVTSTLLSSPAKAAALPEPSATPTNIAISSSAAVKVEPPKPKKKRKPRRRKPKMPYQRYHFPIPVEDFTTFSSLAERTENDDDLLEESMVMSLLDPISGSRFVTPLRTRFCSHIECFDMSSFIVMHKLRPFKVGIRRERPLPNGKPNVAAIFRDTKRTPLNPSIHNQRTPEFEYRSRYKSNNDNGKYNNELEFFCCPICRLEFSIKVPGDVYVVGDLVDLLFYLEQAGKSEAERVEINNDGSWAAILDEEEVKEEDTKVVEIDLDAEPDEQGEAVVKKADNYGVSDNSDTEVVSSDFDDSWDEEFRELDKMLDSSVEPDNISSPAIMDQNRHVLSQSTQPFSSLPLPPPPVSAPPSLSADTGDIRGLLNQRSRLQLLERQGYISPRTFFPSRISPAERYRAYKEADSRFQGNGALRHYNSYGQRTQSQDSIEPVFFTGNGIEDDPFVID
- a CDS encoding uncharacterized protein (EggNog:ENOG41), translated to MASSHSATIELPQNVSTHLPKARNTHLTHMRNLEDVKEGAFLTPPEFEHPGYDKSDMEAVHFEHRKCVKPMDYVTFYFMKCLRKSFDFCTGYVEPRDVQHQIEIANGPKRMTREKWMTRVVVLESVAGIPGSVAGFLRHLQSLRLFRRDNGFIETLLDEAYNERMHLLTFLKLANPGIFARGMLYVGQCLFASLFFLTYVVKPAMCHRFVGYLEEEAVRTYTRCLQDMKLGLSPELYKIPVPQLAKDYWHLGDKSTFYDLINYIRADEAKHREVNHTFANLKLRGPGADRNPFATDVPSDPRPQPHKSLKDNRGTGWERKDLLL
- the LYS12 gene encoding homoisocitrate dehydrogenase, whose product is MFTAAAKCSLRRAYSTAVPKTLTIGLIPGDGIGKEVIPAGKQILQALPSQYGLNFKFLDLRAGFEEFQKSGVALPDETVEILKKSCDGALFGAVSSPTYKVKGYSSPIVALRKKMGLYANVRPVKWVEGVGIPVDMVIVRENTEDLYIKEERIYEKNGQKIAEAIKRISENASRKIGKMAFEIALNRQHVRELGGSSLHKSPSVTVIHKSNVLSVSDGLFRETVKKVYESDPARYGSIEYKEQIVDSMVYKMFREPAQFDVVVAPNLYGDILSDGAAALVGSLGVVSSANVGDDFVIGEPTHGSAPDIQGKGIANPVATIRSTAMMLEFMGYQEPAAKIFSAVDENLKENKVTTPDLGGKSSTQEVVEDIIRRF
- a CDS encoding uncharacterized protein (EggNog:ENOG41), which translates into the protein MVKHTFEWSPSATQPNEVFLAGSFDEWNSRYKLDRDDSSVPYKITMDLPCQKIYYKFIVDGTWLTSTGDKEEVDSSGINNNVVYPEEILSSDDDGVSEYTSISYPTSCDDTGAMQHKISSICDNLIQVNEEDLSSSVQITIKDDNSVITKNESHGPGISTPRLDRNKGSSAQQNSTTPITSASTRGFLSKLRTLFAT